The sequence ATCGGGCTCTCGAGCGCCGTCCGTTTTACGCCAAGATCACCATGCCCGAAAACATGAAGGAGCTCGCGGGCCGCTACCATCTGGAGCTCCAGCCCCGCGTCTACCAGATCGTGAACCACCTGGTCGAGACCGATCAGCTGGATTCGGTCGATCGCCCGGCCTACGTTCACGATGTGAAGAACGTGCGCATTCTTGCTCCCATCCTGCGTCCCTCCAAGGTTCTCAACGCCGCCGGTAACTATTACGGCCATGTATCCGAGGGAGCTCAGCCCGAGGAATACCAGCGGGTCATCGCCCAAATTCGCCAGGATCGTGGAATGCCGTATCTGTTCCACAAGCTCCCCTCGGCGATCATCGGCGACGGCGATCCCATCTGGGCGCCCAAAGGCCGACCCGACGTCGACTGGGAGTGCGAGATCGGCGTCGTGATCGGACGACCGGCGAGGTACGTGACGAAGGACGAAGCCAAGAACCACATTTTCGGTTATACGATCGAGATCGACGTCTCGGACCGCGGAGGTCGTGGCGACGAGCGCTTCGGCGGCTCGGATTGGTTGATCGGCAAGAGCCATGACACCTTCGCCCCGATGGGACCCTTTGTCACTCCCGCAGAGTTCATCGAGAATCCCATGGACATCTGGCAGAAGCTCACCGTCAACGGCGTTCTCATGCAGGACGCGCGTAGCTCGGACATGATCTTCAACATCTACGAGCTCATCGAGTACGGTTCCGCCATCACGACGCTCGAGAGTGGGGACGTCGTGGCGGCGGGGAGCACCGCGGGTACCGCGCGTTCACTCACCGTACGCGATGCCCCCGTCCCCTTCCTGAAGCCGGGTGACGTCGTGGTTGCCTCCATCGAGGGGATCGGAAGCCTGCATCACGAGGTCATTCCCGAGCCCGATCCGCCTCCGCCGCTCTACACCGGGCAACCGTCGTCGGTCACGGTGTCCGAGCCGTTCAAGCTCGGCACGTTCGCGATCCAGGGAACGCCGACGCTCGGCCTCGTTCTCCGCGATCGCTACGTTGTCGAGCTGGACGCGGCGAACCGGGACTACGAGTTGAATCCGATGCATTCCCCTATCTCGATGGCCAAGGATATGAGGGAGCTCGCCGGCCGTTACCATCTCGGGCTGCGCGATCGGCTCTATCAAATCGTGAACCATGTGACGAAGCCGAACATGATCGATGGCCAGTCCCGTCCCTCCTATGTCCATGACGTCGCCCGCGTTCGTACTCTCGCACCGATCCTTTACCCGGGGAAGATCCTGAACGCCGCCGCCAACTACTATGGACACGTTGGGGAGACCGGAACTCCGGAGGAACAGGCTCGCGAGGCCGAGGCGCGCCGGAGGGAGCGAGGCATCCCTTACCTCTTCATCAAGACGACCTCCGCCGGAGTCTCGCATCCCGGCGACGACATCGTCATGCCCCGCGGGCGTCCGAGCATGGACTGGGAATGCGAGATCGGTGTCGTCATCGGACAGCCAGCCAAACGCGTCTCCGCCGCGGATGCGAAGAACTACATCTTCGGCTACACCATCGAGCTCGACATGTCCTCGCGCGACGGTCGTCGTCCCGGCGAGAATCGCTCGGATTGGTTCATCGGCAAAGGGCACGACGGGCACGCTCCGCTGGGTCCTTACATCGTTCCCGCCGAGTTCATCGAGGACCCGATGAGTTTCACTCAGAAGCTCACCGTCAACGGAAAGCTGATGCAGGATGGCAGCGCGAAAGACATGATCCATGACATCTACGAGCTCATCGAGTGGGGCTCGGCGATCGTGACGCTCGAGCCCGGCGACGTCATTGGGGCAGGGAGCCCTGCGGGAACGGGTATGTCACGAAGCGTGAGGCCGGAGCAAATCTTCCTGAAGCCCGGCGACGTCATCGTTGCCACGATCGACGGGATCGGCCAGCTCACCCACAAGATCAAGGCGCACGAGGAGGCGTTCCCGCGTCGAGCTACCACGGACTCGCAACCGTAACAGGGTGATGGAAACCGTTGTGCCCCGGTGTTGCGGGGCACAACGCTTGCGCACCGGAGGCGAGAATGACAACGGAGAGA comes from Vicinamibacteria bacterium and encodes:
- a CDS encoding fumarylacetoacetate hydrolase family protein, giving the protein MIRRLLLALSAATILTVTVALPVESAVEPVEKFKFGTIELDGAPTLALVLRDRFVVELNKANRALERRPFYAKITMPENMKELAGRYHLELQPRVYQIVNHLVETDQLDSVDRPAYVHDVKNVRILAPILRPSKVLNAAGNYYGHVSEGAQPEEYQRVIAQIRQDRGMPYLFHKLPSAIIGDGDPIWAPKGRPDVDWECEIGVVIGRPARYVTKDEAKNHIFGYTIEIDVSDRGGRGDERFGGSDWLIGKSHDTFAPMGPFVTPAEFIENPMDIWQKLTVNGVLMQDARSSDMIFNIYELIEYGSAITTLESGDVVAAGSTAGTARSLTVRDAPVPFLKPGDVVVASIEGIGSLHHEVIPEPDPPPPLYTGQPSSVTVSEPFKLGTFAIQGTPTLGLVLRDRYVVELDAANRDYELNPMHSPISMAKDMRELAGRYHLGLRDRLYQIVNHVTKPNMIDGQSRPSYVHDVARVRTLAPILYPGKILNAAANYYGHVGETGTPEEQAREAEARRRERGIPYLFIKTTSAGVSHPGDDIVMPRGRPSMDWECEIGVVIGQPAKRVSAADAKNYIFGYTIELDMSSRDGRRPGENRSDWFIGKGHDGHAPLGPYIVPAEFIEDPMSFTQKLTVNGKLMQDGSAKDMIHDIYELIEWGSAIVTLEPGDVIGAGSPAGTGMSRSVRPEQIFLKPGDVIVATIDGIGQLTHKIKAHEEAFPRRATTDSQP